CACATTTTTATCTCTTTACACTATATATTCAAAATTAAAATACTGATACACAATCGCGGCCTTTAACGGAACAAACGCTTTTGGAAATTTAATCATTTTTATTCCTAATAATTGAGTTATTTAAAATTAAAGTGGGCACCCTTTTTACTCAGGTGCCCTAGATATTAGTATTGAAATTCTTCTTTTAATAACCCCATCACAACGGTATCATAATACTTTCCATCTATATAGGCATCGTTACGCATTCGCCCTTTAATGACAAAACCACACCCTAATTCCGGATAAGCGTCCGATTGATGAATAGCGCATGTACCTGCTTTTTAATTTTTATTTTCACAAAACCATCCTTGGTGTTTAATACAGTAGCAAATTTATTGTGAACAGTTACACCAGAAGGAAGGATGCTTCTTATTCCAGTTAACCACCCTTTGGTGAATAATTGATTACAGAATTGAAATGGGTTTTTTAGCCAACTTTAACCTGTTCCAATCAAAAATCACAACAATTACAGGATTGTACAAAGCCTCTTTCATCCGCTATATAGCCCCATCCATGACCTTTAACAACCACAATTGCTGCCTCCGCAACCACTTTCCCCACTACTTACTCCAATTATTTGTAATTGGTTTGGATTTGGATTAACTTGACATACTCCTGTCTCAGGTAACCTCAACTTAACTTTTGTAGCTTCTTCGATGTCTCCAGAAAGATAAGCAACAATAGAACGAACCTGTTCATAACCGGTTACCATTAAAAACGTTGGTGCTCGACCATAACTTTTTAGACCTGTCATATAAAAACCTGTGTCTGGTTGGCGCAATTCTTTTTCCCCATGTGGGCGAACAGTTCCGCAACTATGGAGATTGGGATCGATAAGGGGAGCAAGTTCTGTTGTGCTTTCAACTATAGGGTCTACATCCAATCTTAATTCTTTTAAGAACGTGAAATTAGGTCTAGATCCTGTATTTACAATAATTTCGTCTACATTACTTATAGAAACCCCATCACTGCTATGAATAATAAAAGATCCATTTTGTTCTGCTATGTCTTCAACATAAAAGCTTGAATGCACATTTACTTTACCATTATCAATGATCTCATGGGCTTTTGAACCAAGTTCTCCTCTGGCTGCTAATTCATCATTTTCTTCTCCACCAAAAGCTTCTTTTATTTGTTGTTTACGAACAAACCAAGAGATTCTTGTGTTCGGAAATTTCGCTTTTAATTCAGACAGATTAATTAACGTATTTAATGCAGAATGTCCGCTTCCAATAACTGCAACATGCTTATCTTTAAAAGTTTCCGTTTCTGTAGCGATATCTGGAATATGTGTATAAAGATTCTTCTGTAATCCTTCACTTCTCCAGATACCATCTGCAAATGGAGGA
This Virgibacillus phasianinus DNA region includes the following protein-coding sequences:
- a CDS encoding NAD(P)-binding domain-containing protein, encoding MLSNLPTVIVGAGPVGLAAAAHLNGYNQSFLVLEKGTKAGSNILEWGHVQLFSPWEFNIDQAAKKLLKETQWEEPAADKLPTGKELVNEYLKPLSNLPQIKDNIIYNAEIIDITKKNIDKMKSDARDQTPFVLYVKVNGAIEKLEAKAVIDASGTWNNPNPPFADGIWRSEGLQKNLYTHIPDIATETETFKDKHVAVIGSGHSALNTLINLSELKAKFPNTRISWFVRKQQIKEAFGGEENDELAARGELGSKAHEIIDNGKVNVHSSFYVEDIAEQNGSFIIHSSDGVSISNVDEIIVNTGSRPNFTFLKELRLDVDPIVESTTELAPLIDPNLHSCGTVRPHGEKELRQPDTGFYMTGLKSYGRAPTFLMVTGYEQVRSIVAYLSGDIEEATKVKLRLPETGVCQVNPNPNQLQIIGVSSGESGCGGSNCGC